Proteins from a genomic interval of Rubinisphaera italica:
- a CDS encoding glycosyltransferase family 4 protein translates to MHPRKIYFVANHKSVHLLRWKKLSDICNLEVRILSTVPQDKTAGDECMHLIPSMYGIRNIPKIFNVMISGIKLRWMSKTLSGSILHAHSASGNSMVAYMSGCPYVVTTYGSEVYCYQQYGWLSRWLMRKVLSHALCITASSPAMAEAVKSILGSSTQVKIHTFPLGYDSDIFQPINEDQRLQIRETYGIEDGMPVFCINRRATELYRTKEMIAGFMRYLDKGGDAYLLVISGDADSVYLKETENLAKIGIDSGRIQILKGIMTQKEVSDVLHISDYAISVPMTDQLSCSILESMACGCVPILSDIPAYGELRDTSGAIWVSSFDPDSLSELFKKATHSIRANNMVLSSNVADLVKEKYSNNVIASHVIGMYVYAYEQICATVN, encoded by the coding sequence ATGCATCCGAGAAAAATCTACTTTGTAGCGAATCATAAAAGCGTTCACTTACTACGGTGGAAGAAACTATCTGATATATGTAATCTTGAAGTTAGAATATTATCAACAGTGCCTCAGGATAAAACAGCAGGTGACGAATGCATGCATCTGATACCTTCCATGTATGGTATCAGAAATATTCCAAAGATATTTAACGTTATGATTTCAGGTATCAAGCTGAGGTGGATGTCAAAAACACTTAGCGGATCAATACTTCACGCCCACAGTGCCTCCGGAAATTCAATGGTGGCCTATATGAGCGGATGCCCTTATGTTGTGACGACCTATGGATCTGAGGTTTACTGTTATCAGCAGTACGGATGGTTAAGCCGCTGGCTCATGCGTAAGGTGCTGAGCCACGCTCTATGTATCACAGCATCCTCTCCGGCAATGGCTGAAGCAGTCAAGAGTATTTTAGGTTCTTCTACGCAAGTTAAAATTCACACTTTCCCTCTTGGGTACGATTCAGATATATTCCAGCCCATTAACGAGGATCAACGCTTACAAATTAGGGAAACTTATGGCATTGAGGATGGAATGCCGGTGTTTTGTATTAACCGACGGGCCACAGAGTTGTACCGAACTAAGGAAATGATAGCTGGGTTCATGCGGTATTTAGACAAAGGCGGTGATGCTTATCTACTTGTGATCAGTGGTGATGCGGATTCAGTATACCTTAAGGAGACAGAAAATCTTGCTAAGATCGGCATTGATTCAGGAAGAATCCAAATTCTTAAGGGAATTATGACACAAAAAGAAGTCTCTGATGTTCTTCACATTAGCGATTATGCAATTTCAGTGCCCATGACTGATCAGCTTTCATGTTCAATCCTGGAATCCATGGCTTGCGGTTGCGTGCCGATACTATCTGACATCCCCGCCTACGGTGAATTGCGAGATACTAGCGGGGCAATTTGGGTTAGCAGTTTTGATCCTGACTCATTAAGTGAATTGTTTAAAAAGGCAACGCATTCAATTCGCGCAAATAATATGGTCCTTTCGAGTAACGTTGCTGATTTAGTAAAGGAAAAATACTCAAACAATGTAATAGCCAGCCATGTTATAGGCATGTATGTTTATGCTTATGAGCAAATATGCGCAACGGTCAATTAG
- a CDS encoding sulfotransferase family 2 domain-containing protein → MLAFVHIEKTAGSTMVSILRKSFGIHHADVRSWETPWNSEVSNFTSSDLRKTKRVYCNLQSIAGHSLKPYIISREDEPSIRYFTFFRDPLKRCASHYQYQIQKMHKIVSFDEWISNEEYRNFQCRRLCGQESAERAIEVLKNQIEFAGIVEQFDASLVLMNKLYPLLDIHYSPRNVAEDNFIKNNILNSTRERRMLEEANKEDGILYSYVEKEVFPRQVKQYGEAFSMDVHNFQEQNKTSDKLREGLMPLVIRHLLFRPVMSAYRLQKRVLVKR, encoded by the coding sequence ATGCTGGCATTCGTACACATTGAGAAAACTGCTGGTTCTACAATGGTGTCAATATTACGAAAATCTTTTGGCATCCATCATGCGGACGTAAGAAGTTGGGAAACACCGTGGAACTCAGAAGTGAGTAATTTTACGTCTTCTGATTTAAGAAAGACCAAAAGGGTTTATTGTAACTTGCAGTCAATCGCAGGACATTCTTTAAAACCTTACATTATTTCAAGAGAAGATGAACCAAGTATAAGGTATTTTACATTTTTTCGAGATCCTCTCAAGAGATGTGCATCTCATTATCAGTATCAGATCCAAAAGATGCATAAAATCGTTAGTTTTGATGAGTGGATCTCTAATGAAGAGTACAGAAACTTTCAGTGTCGACGGTTATGTGGGCAAGAATCCGCAGAACGAGCTATAGAAGTGTTGAAGAATCAGATTGAATTTGCGGGTATTGTTGAACAATTTGATGCATCACTTGTACTAATGAATAAGTTATACCCATTATTGGATATACACTACTCACCTAGGAATGTAGCAGAAGATAACTTTATAAAAAATAATATTCTCAACAGTACGCGTGAACGCCGGATGCTTGAGGAAGCAAACAAGGAGGATGGAATATTGTATAGTTATGTCGAGAAAGAAGTGTTTCCACGTCAAGTAAAGCAATACGGAGAAGCGTTTTCAATGGATGTGCATAATTTCCAGGAGCAAAACAAAACTTCCGATAAATTACGTGAAGGGTTGATGCCATTAGTCATCCGCCATTTACTCTTTCGCCCAGTAATGTCTGCATATCGATTACAGAAGCGAGTTTTGGTAAAGAGATGA
- a CDS encoding glycosyltransferase family 4 protein, with protein MRVLLVHQAFVSPGQGGGTRHYEMACRLVKRGYDFTVVASDTNYLDGIRKEGSKGLVSKETIDGINVLRAYTIPTYHRSFVWRVVSFLSFMVTSVLAGLSAGKADLVIGTTPPIFQAVSAWILSVIRRCPFLLEVRDLWPEFAVNMGVLKNPVLIWMARQLESFLYARASHILVNSPAYQDYLLSKGIKAEKISVIPNGVDPEMFNSSMDTRDIRKELNLENKFIATYAGALGMANDIDTILHAASMTDAPEIHYLIVGDGKERPRLQQLAKELNLTNLTFTGGVAKQEMSAYLTASNVCLATLQDIPMFKTVYPNKVFDYMAAGRPVILGIDGVIREVLESANGGVFIHPGKPEELRKAVMAMAVDPQISESMGKSGQDYVTLHFNRDNHAEDLHKLLNKVSRKAA; from the coding sequence ATGCGAGTTCTCTTAGTTCATCAGGCATTTGTCTCTCCTGGCCAGGGAGGTGGGACGCGTCATTATGAGATGGCATGTAGACTGGTCAAACGGGGATACGATTTTACGGTTGTTGCCAGTGACACTAATTATCTCGATGGAATCCGAAAAGAGGGATCCAAAGGATTAGTTTCTAAAGAAACAATTGACGGGATAAATGTGCTACGGGCATATACGATTCCTACCTATCATCGAAGCTTTGTATGGCGTGTGGTTTCTTTTCTTTCATTTATGGTCACCTCTGTCCTGGCAGGTTTGAGTGCGGGAAAAGCTGATCTCGTGATTGGGACAACACCGCCTATCTTCCAAGCCGTATCTGCATGGATCCTCAGTGTGATTCGGCGTTGTCCATTTTTACTGGAAGTACGTGACCTGTGGCCTGAATTTGCAGTTAACATGGGTGTGCTGAAAAATCCAGTGTTGATCTGGATGGCTCGTCAACTTGAATCTTTTCTCTATGCCAGAGCCTCTCACATTTTGGTGAACTCTCCGGCATATCAAGATTACCTTTTGAGCAAAGGAATCAAAGCGGAAAAAATTTCAGTCATTCCAAATGGTGTCGATCCAGAGATGTTTAATTCCAGCATGGATACAAGAGATATCCGCAAAGAGTTGAATCTGGAAAACAAGTTCATTGCAACATATGCAGGTGCACTTGGAATGGCAAACGATATCGATACGATTCTTCATGCCGCAAGTATGACTGATGCACCAGAAATCCACTATTTGATTGTTGGTGATGGCAAAGAGCGACCGCGTCTCCAGCAACTCGCGAAGGAATTAAATCTTACCAATTTAACATTTACCGGAGGGGTAGCAAAACAGGAAATGTCTGCCTATCTGACCGCCTCGAATGTTTGCCTGGCGACTTTACAAGATATTCCTATGTTTAAGACTGTCTATCCAAATAAAGTCTTTGATTACATGGCTGCTGGTCGTCCAGTGATTTTGGGAATTGATGGTGTCATACGAGAAGTTCTGGAATCAGCGAATGGAGGCGTTTTTATTCATCCTGGTAAGCCCGAAGAATTAAGAAAGGCGGTTATGGCGATGGCTGTCGACCCCCAAATATCTGAGAGTATGGGGAAGTCAGGTCAAGATTATGTAACGCTGCATTTCAATCGTGATAATCACGCAGAAGATCTGCATAAGTTGCTTAATAAGGTTTCCAGGAAAGCAGCATGA
- the drmB gene encoding DUF1998 domain-containing protein — protein sequence MGPFSKESCDQINRLLIRTASNAYFAQLMSVISLPDRNETLRDAVETVWYFIGEVEDVGELKYERKKAKVHTVLDGINDDEVFAEVKVRRGQSAETSKSIKHAEMETLIASKDELGDDKPDGNFFARNLPRDCWDAPWMSQVERVVLVHRLREVMAQAGFTRFEAVSPDIDGELEMGVQRAALAREITWLPAIEKRGEGIFIQFRKDAVEQWASRQDLIARGTRLLAGYEAWKGEYSGAHKKVVEAGGLLPYVLFHSFSHLLVTAVSLECGYPASSIRERIYTIPDVGYGILLYTGTSDAEGTLGGLVQVGRRIHEHIHNALEMGELCSNDSVCAQHEPANQHERRFLHGAACHGCLLISETYCEQHNEFLDRALVVPTVDHLGIEFFSLRGS from the coding sequence TTGGGACCTTTTTCAAAGGAGTCATGTGATCAAATCAATCGTCTGTTGATCCGAACCGCCAGCAATGCGTACTTCGCCCAACTCATGAGCGTCATTTCTCTGCCCGATCGCAATGAAACCCTTCGCGACGCTGTCGAAACCGTCTGGTACTTTATTGGTGAAGTCGAAGATGTGGGCGAACTCAAATACGAACGCAAGAAGGCAAAGGTCCACACGGTTCTGGACGGTATTAATGATGACGAAGTTTTCGCCGAGGTGAAAGTTCGACGAGGACAATCTGCGGAAACATCGAAGTCCATCAAACATGCCGAGATGGAAACGCTGATCGCCAGTAAGGACGAACTCGGTGATGACAAACCGGATGGAAACTTTTTCGCACGAAACCTGCCGCGTGACTGCTGGGATGCTCCCTGGATGAGCCAGGTCGAACGTGTCGTGCTGGTCCACCGCCTTCGCGAGGTGATGGCTCAAGCAGGCTTCACGAGATTTGAGGCGGTTTCACCGGATATCGATGGAGAATTGGAAATGGGTGTTCAGCGTGCTGCGCTGGCCCGAGAGATTACATGGTTGCCTGCAATCGAAAAACGGGGCGAGGGAATCTTCATTCAGTTCCGCAAAGATGCAGTTGAGCAATGGGCGAGCCGCCAGGATTTGATTGCCCGCGGTACACGGCTACTGGCCGGCTACGAAGCCTGGAAAGGCGAATACTCGGGAGCCCATAAGAAGGTTGTCGAAGCGGGTGGATTGCTCCCCTATGTGCTGTTTCATTCGTTCTCCCATCTGCTGGTCACTGCTGTTTCCCTAGAATGCGGCTACCCCGCCAGCTCAATTCGGGAGCGAATCTACACAATTCCTGATGTTGGTTACGGCATCCTGCTTTACACGGGCACATCCGATGCTGAGGGAACGCTCGGCGGGTTGGTGCAGGTGGGGCGGCGGATTCACGAACACATACACAACGCTTTGGAAATGGGGGAGCTTTGCTCGAACGACTCCGTTTGTGCTCAACACGAGCCAGCAAATCAGCATGAACGTCGTTTTCTGCACGGTGCAGCCTGTCATGGCTGCCTGCTGATCTCCGAGACCTACTGCGAACAACACAATGAATTCCTCGACCGCGCTCTTGTCGTTCCCACTGTGGATCATCTTGGCATCGAGTTCTTCAGTTTGAGGGGCTCATGA
- a CDS encoding transposase — MILVDRHGTPLAIDTESASRNESILIEPLFVKMTCKNHKPERIIYDKAGDVDRIRDKFQEAVIDYICPHRRGRTRAVKQDGRKIRRYKRRWIVERTIAWLHNYRRIVTRWERHDFLYEGFVALGCAFTLLKRF; from the coding sequence ATGATTCTGGTGGATCGCCACGGTACTCCGCTGGCGATCGACACCGAATCGGCATCGCGAAACGAATCGATCTTGATTGAGCCGCTGTTTGTAAAAATGACCTGTAAAAACCACAAGCCCGAACGGATCATTTACGACAAAGCCGGAGATGTTGATCGCATTCGAGACAAATTTCAGGAAGCCGTAATTGATTACATTTGCCCACATCGCCGGGGTCGCACTCGAGCTGTCAAACAGGATGGTCGTAAAATTCGTCGGTACAAACGACGGTGGATCGTGGAACGTACGATCGCCTGGCTGCACAACTATCGCCGCATTGTCACACGCTGGGAACGCCATGATTTTTTGTACGAAGGCTTCGTCGCACTCGGCTGTGCGTTTACACTATTAAAACGGTTTTGA
- a CDS encoding phospholipase D-like domain-containing protein produces the protein MSLVQMLTRRRQQSFVQVQATIQRQAVASEVPTSRCLLQPPLDCRRHPCASSLHAKCVVVDSRKVFVSSANFTEAGQVRNIEVGLKIESEWLAKRVETHFRHLYDQGLAKRAF, from the coding sequence ATGTCCCTCGTCCAGATGCTGACACGACGCCGTCAGCAATCCTTTGTCCAGGTTCAAGCAACGATTCAAAGACAAGCAGTGGCCTCTGAGGTGCCGACTTCCCGATGTTTATTACAACCCCCGCTTGATTGCAGACGACATCCCTGTGCATCTTCTCTGCATGCCAAATGTGTTGTTGTGGATTCCCGAAAAGTGTTTGTATCGTCAGCCAACTTTACGGAGGCCGGTCAAGTGCGAAACATCGAAGTGGGCCTGAAGATCGAAAGCGAATGGCTCGCCAAACGAGTCGAAACTCATTTCAGACATTTATATGACCAGGGCCTTGCGAAAAGAGCATTCTGA
- a CDS encoding alginate lyase family protein, with amino-acid sequence MDGNDSNTIKQADRLISGVNRYFGFHEIKSSWPPDWHENPWTGMRVDSDSHWCEISDFEHGDIKVLWEPSRFSSAFLLVRAYWRKPDESYAQAFWDSVEDWKCSNRPQAGIHWKCGQEISLRVLAWCFGLYGFANSLSSTPERIASLLKMIAISGQRIAATIDYALSQKNNHGVSEAAALWTIGLLFPELKMASPWKNMGRIYLEKQAQELIYADGTFSQHSMNYHRVMLHLYLWCWRLGELHEERLTDSLRERIHLAGNFLYQVQDQQSGQVPCYGQNDGALVFPLSECDYQDYRPIVQAAHGICDHRRCFENGPWDEELLWLGGASSLNSEIIEGQKQRYSAVEGGYHVIRTSESFAMTRAGKFRHRPSQADMLHFDLWWRGKNIAIDPGTYSYNSPAPWDKQLGLTCNHNAVTVDGNDQMEKVSRFFWYPWVTGQQEHRQSSPGQLLDWWEGSHDGYFRLKDPVSCRRGLLRLGEEHWLVIDKLSGRQSHEYCLHWQLCDAPYELDAASGMLKLELESGGYQMKIIASGDMQCSLVRADPQSTRGWHSAYYLHRVPNLSINATVNTHAVTYWTLFGPSESQMSFNNNELQISSPDWAADIRLGDAGRLINHVSMNGNISDEMEIE; translated from the coding sequence TTGGATGGAAATGACTCGAATACGATCAAACAGGCGGATCGATTAATTTCGGGAGTGAATCGATATTTTGGATTTCATGAAATCAAAAGCAGTTGGCCTCCCGACTGGCATGAGAATCCATGGACTGGTATGAGGGTCGACTCGGATAGCCATTGGTGCGAGATCTCGGATTTTGAACATGGCGATATTAAAGTGCTATGGGAGCCTTCGCGGTTTTCATCGGCTTTCTTATTAGTACGTGCTTACTGGCGTAAACCTGACGAAAGTTATGCGCAAGCATTTTGGGACTCAGTAGAAGATTGGAAGTGCAGTAATCGACCTCAAGCAGGTATTCACTGGAAGTGCGGACAGGAAATCAGTTTGCGTGTATTGGCATGGTGCTTTGGCCTGTATGGATTTGCGAATTCCTTATCATCAACCCCCGAGCGAATTGCGAGTCTCCTGAAAATGATTGCGATTTCAGGTCAGAGAATTGCTGCCACAATCGATTATGCTTTGAGTCAGAAAAACAATCATGGAGTTAGTGAAGCGGCAGCATTATGGACAATTGGTTTGCTTTTTCCTGAGTTGAAGATGGCATCTCCCTGGAAAAATATGGGGCGTATATATCTGGAGAAGCAAGCCCAGGAGCTTATTTATGCGGATGGTACTTTTTCGCAGCATTCGATGAATTATCATCGAGTTATGTTACATCTCTATCTCTGGTGTTGGAGGCTCGGCGAACTCCATGAAGAGAGATTGACGGATTCCTTACGAGAGCGAATCCATCTTGCAGGTAATTTTCTTTATCAAGTTCAGGACCAGCAAAGTGGGCAAGTTCCCTGCTATGGTCAAAACGATGGAGCCTTGGTATTCCCTTTGAGTGAATGCGACTATCAGGATTATCGACCAATTGTGCAAGCCGCACATGGAATATGCGATCATCGGCGTTGCTTTGAAAATGGCCCCTGGGATGAGGAGCTACTCTGGCTAGGTGGTGCGTCGTCATTGAATTCTGAAATCATTGAAGGTCAAAAGCAACGATATTCTGCTGTTGAGGGTGGCTATCATGTAATCAGGACAAGCGAGAGCTTTGCGATGACTCGGGCGGGAAAGTTCAGGCATCGCCCCTCTCAGGCAGATATGCTTCATTTCGACCTTTGGTGGCGAGGCAAAAATATCGCGATCGATCCTGGAACTTACAGCTATAATTCTCCTGCACCATGGGATAAACAGTTAGGCTTAACTTGTAATCATAATGCTGTTACTGTAGACGGCAATGACCAGATGGAAAAAGTGAGTCGCTTTTTCTGGTATCCGTGGGTCACTGGCCAACAGGAACACAGACAGTCTTCTCCTGGACAACTACTGGATTGGTGGGAAGGAAGTCACGATGGTTACTTCAGGCTCAAGGATCCAGTTAGCTGTCGTAGAGGCCTGTTAAGGCTGGGTGAAGAGCACTGGCTTGTTATTGATAAACTTTCTGGTCGTCAGTCGCACGAATATTGTCTTCACTGGCAGTTATGTGATGCTCCATACGAATTGGATGCGGCATCAGGAATGCTAAAGCTTGAATTGGAGTCTGGAGGTTATCAGATGAAGATCATTGCATCAGGCGACATGCAATGTTCGCTTGTCAGAGCTGATCCTCAGAGTACTCGAGGATGGCATTCTGCATATTACCTTCATCGAGTTCCAAATTTATCCATTAACGCAACCGTAAATACTCACGCGGTAACTTATTGGACACTATTTGGCCCTTCTGAAAGTCAAATGTCTTTTAATAACAACGAACTTCAAATCAGTTCTCCGGACTGGGCTGCAGACATAAGGCTTGGCGATGCGGGGCGTTTAATCAATCATGTTTCCATGAATGGAAATATCTCAGACGAAATGGAAATCGAATAA
- a CDS encoding transposase translates to MLMTLVWWPKRHRSSTSSVSRTDRTVVLTDRQWNLIADLFPWIPPAKQGGRPKVHPRDCLEGVLWILVTGARWKDLPKAYPSKATCHRRHAAWSGDGTLMKVWERLLVTMEGNGQIDLSETFGDGTFASAKKGVKRLVPPVVGKAQRL, encoded by the coding sequence ATGCTCATGACACTGGTTTGGTGGCCGAAACGACATCGGTCGTCCACAAGCTCAGTGTCCAGGACGGATCGAACGGTTGTGTTAACCGACAGGCAATGGAATTTGATTGCGGATTTGTTTCCTTGGATCCCCCCTGCCAAACAGGGCGGCCGTCCCAAGGTCCACCCTCGCGACTGTTTGGAGGGTGTGTTGTGGATTCTCGTCACCGGAGCCCGTTGGAAAGATTTACCAAAGGCCTACCCATCGAAAGCGACTTGCCACCGCAGGCACGCCGCGTGGTCCGGAGATGGAACGTTGATGAAGGTTTGGGAACGGTTATTGGTCACCATGGAAGGAAATGGCCAAATTGATTTGAGTGAAACCTTCGGCGATGGCACGTTTGCCTCGGCAAAAAAAGGGGTAAAAAGATTGGTCCCACCCGTCGTGGGAAAGGCACAAAGATTATGA
- a CDS encoding bi-domain-containing oxidoreductase, which yields MDKVRQEGLRNTIQQIREKLDDPMPLGYCSAGTVLTVGAGVQEFKPGDHVATAGPHAEVVCVPKNMCARIPDGVSFEEASFTVLGSIALQGVRLAELNLGETAFVIGLGLVGQIAVGLLNAAGVRVIGTDLDPAKCELAKRMGAVEARPGIRASDVDQMTHGLGADAVLITASTKSNGPIDLAAGAVRQKGRVVLVGVVGLELDRRPFYFKEAEFVVSCSYGPGRYDSQYEEGGLDYPAAYVRWTEQRNMQALLGLMSTGKLDVKPLISHRFEIENAKSAYDLIESNSEPYLGIILQYCEDTAVERSVQFRPTVKKSTVTISIGCLGAGNFARMTLLPKLMGIPAVEPHVLCTSGGLSASHCGKKLGFALASSDEQDVFDSDQVDAVFVLTRHDQHARQVSQGLLNGKHVFVEKPLCLNVEELIGIEESWKSAGDSAGILMVGFNRRFSPAAKAVKKYYQDVECPLTVSIRFNAGAIPADHWVQDEEAGGGRIIGEACHAIDLATYLIGSPVSRVFAESIGGPDAPGITDDQCFITLRHENGSVSNIGYLAGGDKSFSKERVEVFGGGKVCVIDDFNSAESWFQGKRKRLWKGNQDKGHLAELVAFTDAIKTGFGLPISWEEIRATTLASILAVQSLREGTPFSVVTESVSETARIVKQAG from the coding sequence GTGGATAAGGTCAGGCAGGAAGGGCTTCGGAATACCATTCAGCAGATTAGAGAAAAACTTGATGACCCGATGCCGTTGGGGTATTGCTCAGCGGGTACAGTGTTAACTGTTGGTGCTGGAGTTCAGGAGTTTAAGCCCGGCGACCATGTCGCAACTGCAGGACCTCATGCTGAGGTTGTTTGTGTCCCCAAAAACATGTGTGCTCGCATTCCTGATGGAGTCTCATTTGAAGAGGCTTCTTTTACTGTACTGGGTTCCATCGCGTTACAGGGAGTTCGGCTTGCAGAACTTAACCTGGGAGAGACCGCGTTTGTTATCGGTTTGGGATTAGTTGGTCAAATAGCAGTCGGTTTATTGAATGCCGCTGGCGTTAGGGTTATTGGAACAGATCTGGATCCTGCTAAATGTGAACTTGCCAAGAGAATGGGGGCTGTTGAGGCCCGTCCAGGGATAAGAGCCTCGGATGTCGATCAGATGACCCATGGTTTGGGAGCAGATGCAGTTTTGATTACTGCATCTACCAAGTCTAATGGACCAATAGATTTGGCAGCCGGTGCAGTACGTCAGAAAGGACGCGTGGTGCTGGTTGGGGTAGTTGGATTAGAGTTAGATCGTCGTCCCTTCTATTTTAAGGAAGCCGAATTTGTAGTTTCCTGTTCATATGGACCAGGACGATATGATAGTCAGTATGAAGAAGGAGGGCTGGACTATCCCGCGGCTTATGTACGTTGGACTGAGCAAAGAAATATGCAGGCATTACTGGGCTTGATGTCTACCGGCAAGCTGGATGTGAAGCCATTAATTTCTCATCGATTTGAAATTGAAAACGCGAAGTCTGCTTATGATTTGATTGAATCAAACAGCGAACCCTATCTGGGGATTATTTTGCAGTATTGTGAAGATACTGCTGTCGAACGATCAGTTCAGTTTAGACCAACTGTCAAGAAGTCTACTGTAACGATAAGTATAGGATGTCTGGGAGCTGGCAATTTTGCGAGAATGACTCTGTTGCCTAAGCTCATGGGAATTCCGGCTGTCGAGCCTCATGTGCTGTGTACTTCAGGCGGATTGTCTGCCTCGCATTGTGGTAAGAAGCTTGGGTTCGCTCTTGCGAGTAGTGACGAACAGGATGTATTCGACAGTGATCAGGTCGATGCTGTTTTTGTTTTGACTCGACATGATCAACATGCCCGGCAGGTTTCGCAAGGACTTTTGAATGGCAAACATGTCTTTGTTGAAAAGCCGCTCTGCCTGAATGTTGAGGAGCTTATCGGAATTGAAGAAAGCTGGAAATCCGCGGGAGACTCAGCCGGCATTTTAATGGTCGGTTTTAATCGCCGCTTTTCACCAGCGGCCAAGGCGGTAAAGAAGTATTATCAGGATGTGGAATGTCCGCTTACCGTTTCAATCCGTTTTAATGCCGGGGCAATTCCGGCCGATCATTGGGTGCAAGATGAAGAAGCAGGAGGCGGTCGAATCATTGGAGAAGCCTGTCATGCGATCGATCTGGCCACCTATCTGATTGGTTCTCCAGTCTCTCGTGTGTTTGCGGAATCGATTGGTGGTCCTGATGCCCCTGGAATTACGGATGATCAATGTTTCATCACTCTTCGACATGAGAATGGGTCTGTGTCCAATATTGGATATCTGGCAGGTGGTGATAAAAGTTTCTCCAAAGAGAGAGTGGAAGTGTTTGGCGGAGGCAAAGTCTGTGTCATCGACGATTTCAATTCCGCAGAAAGCTGGTTCCAAGGGAAACGGAAGCGACTTTGGAAAGGAAATCAGGACAAGGGACACCTTGCTGAATTAGTTGCCTTCACTGACGCGATTAAGACGGGTTTTGGATTGCCAATTTCCTGGGAAGAGATACGCGCGACGACCTTGGCCTCAATTCTTGCCGTTCAGAGTTTGCGTGAAGGAACGCCATTCTCTGTAGTTACGGAATCTGTTTCCGAAACTGCTCGAATTGTGAAACAGGCGGGGTAA
- a CDS encoding lipopolysaccharide biosynthesis protein translates to MWLSISAVVLRSLAALMSILLTLVVARYLGTINYGYYSVAYSIMLACTILSKIGMDGALLRFVPKLNKSKQLLQVREIIYASHIYSLVGSLIILVILNAVFISFRDQNNAFDSHDVIVCSIFLLVYTQYLIIESQLVSFGKTLLSQILSVVTIAIAIMLILFAGQWYPSDLKCAGVFSCLCLSHGVVAFAGACCVSVAITESGTCAQCKINKQWLISGALFAVVNFLNYIQLQSGPVFCGIIGGPEIAAHYSVIVKLGIVVLLGQQAITMLEASNISRLLCDERDRYRLVLSLRRVTFRCVLMGVISTLAVIIFAPFALQLFGNDYTGCYTSIVMLAFGLMLTSSFGPLNQVVYLSGHQSDCIVAYLLNSLCFAIFSVLLIPSMGAAGGVVASFLSRLLLMITLLFIVKWRLGINPLFIFGVNYAGIRTH, encoded by the coding sequence ATGTGGCTTTCTATATCAGCTGTGGTTTTAAGAAGCCTTGCTGCGTTAATGTCCATCTTGCTAACATTAGTAGTTGCAAGATATTTGGGGACAATAAATTACGGGTACTACTCAGTAGCTTATTCGATTATGCTGGCGTGCACTATATTATCAAAAATCGGCATGGATGGAGCATTGCTTCGCTTTGTCCCAAAGTTAAACAAGAGTAAACAGTTGTTACAAGTCAGGGAAATTATATATGCTTCTCATATTTACTCGCTGGTCGGGTCTCTTATTATTCTGGTAATTCTTAACGCAGTATTTATCAGCTTTCGTGACCAAAATAATGCTTTTGATAGTCATGACGTTATTGTCTGTTCGATTTTCCTGCTTGTCTACACACAGTATTTAATAATAGAATCACAATTGGTGAGCTTTGGCAAAACCCTGCTTTCGCAGATTCTTTCCGTGGTGACGATTGCAATTGCCATTATGCTGATACTATTCGCGGGCCAATGGTATCCCAGTGACCTGAAATGTGCCGGCGTCTTTTCGTGTCTATGCCTATCACATGGCGTCGTTGCTTTTGCAGGCGCTTGCTGTGTAAGTGTAGCAATCACAGAAAGTGGAACATGTGCTCAGTGCAAAATAAACAAACAATGGTTGATTTCAGGTGCTCTTTTCGCAGTTGTTAACTTTCTGAATTATATCCAATTGCAGTCTGGCCCTGTGTTTTGTGGGATTATTGGGGGGCCAGAGATTGCGGCTCACTATTCAGTTATAGTGAAGCTTGGTATCGTTGTCTTATTAGGGCAACAGGCAATAACTATGCTAGAGGCTTCAAATATATCAAGACTGTTATGTGACGAACGCGATCGTTATAGGCTTGTTCTAAGCCTCAGGCGGGTGACGTTTCGATGTGTTCTCATGGGAGTTATATCTACTCTTGCAGTTATTATATTTGCTCCATTTGCTTTGCAACTGTTTGGTAATGATTATACGGGTTGTTATACAAGCATAGTAATGCTTGCATTTGGCCTAATGCTTACATCATCTTTCGGCCCATTAAATCAAGTAGTATATTTGTCCGGTCACCAGAGTGACTGTATTGTTGCATATTTATTAAACTCTTTATGCTTTGCCATATTTTCTGTTCTATTGATTCCTTCTATGGGGGCTGCTGGGGGAGTAGTTGCTTCTTTCCTGTCGCGACTATTATTGATGATCACCTTGCTGTTTATTGTTAAGTGGAGACTGGGGATCAATCCCTTATTTATTTTTGGAGTGAATTATGCTGGCATTCGTACACATTGA